A portion of the Corynebacterium jeikeium genome contains these proteins:
- a CDS encoding MFS transporter, translated as MTSANENPEQIEGLRPEDPGFRRALIAVLFAGLASFQALYATQALLPTLSDELSVDPATAALTVSATTGGLACAIIPVSILSERFGRRRVIVISAFVATLLGLVVSIAPGIGSMIALRLLQGIVIAGVPAVAMAYVSEEVHADHVSRVMGLYISGTTVGGLLGRIIPSIVLEFASWRMAIAVSATVAFIFAVLTWYFLPQQRRFTPKQLSFAGEGQAIARHVRDPRILALCALAFLFMGSFVSLYNYLGFRLGDKFGLSPALAGFVFILYLSGTWSSARAGVWAKTVSRRRLIAIATLAACVGLGLALLPWLPALIVGVLVFTASFFVAHSLSSSGVGLVAQRDRAEASSMYLFSYYAGSSIVGWVSGMVFSRFEWAGLIPWLVALSFVAGACAVAGLKPRR; from the coding sequence GTGACTAGCGCTAACGAAAACCCCGAACAGATCGAAGGACTACGGCCAGAAGATCCCGGATTCCGCCGCGCGCTTATCGCTGTGCTCTTCGCCGGCCTGGCATCGTTCCAAGCGCTCTACGCAACGCAGGCGCTGCTGCCCACGCTTTCCGACGAGCTATCGGTCGACCCCGCCACCGCCGCGCTGACGGTATCCGCCACCACCGGCGGCTTGGCCTGTGCGATTATCCCGGTGTCCATTTTGTCGGAACGCTTTGGACGCAGACGCGTGATCGTCATCAGCGCATTTGTGGCAACGCTACTGGGGCTCGTGGTGTCAATCGCGCCGGGCATCGGTTCGATGATTGCTCTGCGCCTGCTGCAGGGCATTGTCATTGCCGGTGTTCCCGCAGTGGCCATGGCCTATGTCAGTGAGGAAGTCCACGCCGACCATGTCAGTCGCGTGATGGGGCTGTATATCTCGGGCACGACAGTCGGTGGCCTGCTCGGCCGTATCATTCCGTCCATTGTGTTGGAGTTCGCCTCTTGGCGGATGGCGATTGCGGTCTCGGCGACGGTGGCGTTCATCTTCGCCGTTCTGACCTGGTACTTCCTGCCTCAACAGCGTCGGTTTACGCCGAAACAGCTGTCGTTTGCAGGGGAGGGGCAGGCCATTGCCCGTCACGTGCGTGACCCGCGTATTCTCGCGCTGTGCGCCCTGGCGTTCCTGTTTATGGGGTCATTTGTCTCCCTGTACAACTACCTGGGCTTCCGACTGGGCGATAAGTTCGGACTCTCCCCGGCACTGGCAGGGTTCGTATTTATTCTCTACCTGTCGGGCACGTGGTCGTCGGCACGCGCGGGTGTGTGGGCGAAGACGGTGAGCCGCCGTCGCCTCATCGCCATTGCGACTCTGGCCGCGTGCGTGGGCCTGGGGCTGGCGCTGCTGCCGTGGCTGCCCGCGCTAATTGTGGGCGTGCTAGTTTTCACGGCCTCGTTCTTCGTGGCGCACTCACTGTCCTCGTCCGGCGTGGGGCTGGTGGCTCAGCGCGACCGCGCCGAGGCATCATCGATGTACCTGTTCAGCTACTACGCGGGTTCGTCCATTGTCGGTTGGGTCTCCGGCATGGTGTTCAGCCGCTTTGAGTGGGCAGGGCTGATTCCGTGGCTGGTGGCGCTGTCCTTCGTCGCGGGCGCGTGTGCTGTGGCGGGGCTGAAGCCGCGGCGATAG